The nucleotide sequence TACTACCCTAAAGAAGTTGGAGAGGAGAAATAAGTATGCTTGAAGGACCTTAAATGCCTGTTGCCAAACTTTCCTAATACGTCTGCTATGAGCAAAGCACAGACTTCAAACCAAAGTCAAGTCCAGCAATGAGAATCTTAGTAAGAACTGTAAGTTCTGTCATTATAATCAATTATATAGTATTTCATAAAACAATACAGATTTTACAGTGACAGTGCCTGTCCTCACTTGCTTTGGAGTCTCAGACTATCTGAACCTTATTGCTGCAGTTCTGATCACTCCTCCTTCCCCAATCTGGCAAAAAGCTTATGTATGCTTATGGTATACGCAGATAATGACCTTGTGACTCAGCTCTGCAAATACAGTGATGCATAAAACATAGTAAGATGATCATCTAGCTCTTGATGACCATTAATAATAGCAAAATAAGGTGAAAGAATGGAAGAGGAGCTCCAACAAATGCTTTGAAAACTAGCCAACCCCCGCAGAAACGTAGTTTCTAGGGGGTATAAGGAGTAGAGATCACTAACATTTAAGTGTACAGCCaccacaacagcaaaaaataaattaagcaagAATAAAAGATAAGTGGGATTTCAACTCTTATCACTGATGAGTCATAGCTGTAACAACTTCCACTTAATTCTATGGCAAGGAAGCACTTTCCAGAGGCAAAAATTGTTGAGGTGTATTAACCAGCATAGGCAAGCCCACAGAAGTCTGGCAAAGCTTTCAAGCTGTGCTTGTGCTCGTAGCTGCCCTCTCCAAAACTTCCGGAAAGTACACCTTTTAGCAAGCGCCAGATGAACTATTAGAAGACAATAgatcccagaaaaaaaacagcagctacTTACTAGAACTTTGTCATAGATTTTGTCTTTAACAGTGATTGCAATGTTGTCCAAGTCCTCATCAGTAATATCCTCTACTGGACGGTAAGATGAATACTTTGATGATCTCCTCCGTTTGCGCACGCCACAATTCCCCTGCTAAACAAACTCATCTCAACACCTCTGTGGCATGAAGACTCTGTCACCACACTTGGTGACAAATTCTTTCATTTATAATGCATATGCAGCCTAAAGGGGGTAGACTACATGTTTGTGGACCACTGGAAGAACAGGGAATAGAGCTGGGTTTCCATccaacccacccccccaactctcttctctccctctcctccctaaTCCTCTCTCTACTCCATATACTATTTATTCTATGTTCTTCTTTCCCATCATTCTATCCTTGTTATTTCTACTCCCACTATTTTCAGATAATAAACACTAGAATAAGTAAACTGCCTTGTTATGCTTGGACAAGACAAGTCACAAGCAGAGCCCCACTAATGGATGAAAGACGGGGCAGGAAGGCCTGAAGGCAACTTCCTCTTGCTAATTCCAAACGAAAGGTTCTCATCAACTAACTTGCTGTAGGATATGATGTCTACTCTAAGTGCTGGCCAATAATCTATATGAATGTTTCCTAATCCCTGACTAGCAGAAATATCAAAGTCTGCCAAATACCATGCTCAGTCTTTTCTTTAagaggttttgttgtttgtaacTATGGAACTGTTCTGCAAATCTGATGGCCGACACAGTAAATTTTTCCAAGGCAAATTTCTCTGGTGGACGAGCATTTCTGGTTGGGTTCATGCGACGTGTTATCTGGCCTTCGGAAAACGCCCTCCTTGggattttcctctgtttctagaaaaagaaaaaaaaaaatctatagacGGCATATTAAGATAGAAGCTAGTTCTCGCTATTCTTCAGCGCTAAAGGTTCGGATTTTCCCACAATCTAAACATACCTAAGGATCTAAGCATGTAAAGGATCTAAACAAAAAGGACAGCAACTACTCTTTCTAATCAGCACATACACAGGCATTTGTCTAGCATCCCAAAAGAACTTACAGggcaaaaaatgacaaaatagaACCTTGTCTTAgtctttttatttgttcacaCATTATCTTTTCAAAGTCCATTTCCTCACATAACCTTCGGCACTTGCATACCGACCAACAGCAAATACAGACAAAGTATTGCTACACCTTGGTGAAAGCGTTTCATGAAGAAAAGCATTAATCACAAGTCTAGCACAAATGTCTTTCATCTCTAGCCAGTGCACGAAGACTTACCGAAGGAGTCGAGGCAGGTGTCTTCACTGGGAACAGGTCAGGTACAGAATTCAGTTCTGCTAATAACTGGGCAAGCTGAAAGCAACAGTGATACCATATTGAAGTCATTCTGAACTTGCACATATTTGACACATCATCCCCTCTTTTTGTATACACTCTGAATTACATCTGAACACAGTAAGTTGAAGTGCCTACAGTATGGTTTTGTGCAGTGAATGCAGGTGGAGCTCATTTATCCCCAAGTGAAAAAAATTTTGCATACAAAACTAAATTCAGAGCTCCAGACAGTAACGTTAAATACCAATCGCTTTGCACACACCCAGCAACAGGCGTGCACATTCATTTGCAAAGCTATAAAGCAACTAGGCCCTCTAGTCCTTTCCCTAACCATGGTGTGTGCAGTATCAGAAGTACTTCAGCAGGAAGAGCTTGCTGCACCATGTGGGAGATGTCCCAGATGTGCACTTCAACAGAAGTGGTGGCTGACAGGTCCAAAACAATTCGGCCTTGTTCTGGAAGGCCAGAATGAGGCTACTTACCAAAAAGCCAGCAACAGAAAGGGTTAGCCAGGCTACTAGCCACTAGCTCCTGGTTTAGCCATGCTACTAGTTGTCTCTGACACAGCCAGAGCAATCACGAGATTAGCAGCACTTCTCAATAAATGCTTCACTGTGGTGTTTATTATGAGTGTCCTCAGCTAGGACACTACTGAATTTTACAGTGGTTGAATTGAAACGAGAAGGAAGGCTGGGAGGTAAGAAGGAACAGCAGCAAGAACACAacagcagtgaagaaagaagGTAAGATTAGAAACAGATACAAATTAAATCAAAGTTTTAGTTGGGAGCTGCAGGCCCACACACCCAAGAGGTGTACAGAAGACTGCCTGGAGGCTGCAACATAGCCTGGAGTACAGTAACACTGAAGGAGTCACAGAGGACACAAAATGAATACAGATTTGCACAATATTGTAATAATTAAGAGGCCTAGTAGAATTTTagacaacagaacaaaaaaatgttcaggAGTGATCAGAGTCTCACTTCTCCCTTATCTGTatgcacataaacacacacTTTCAGTAGTTATATAGCAAAGTATAACTGTAAGCATCACATCCCACACAACTGAAACGTTCATAATCCTCAGTGGTTTTGGGTTGGCTTTCCAATCAGTAACTGCAGAAGATCTCTCAGACACAAATGGAAAGTAGAAACTCTATTGCACAAACAACACCGAACCACCTGAAAGGACCAGCTGGTTTTCTGACAGGTTCTGAATATGGCTGTGACCTGGATATCTAACTGTGTTCACATCCACATACAAAATGTTTGGTTCGACATTGCTTTTAAACTTGAGTTGACTAGTCTTACTTGAGACTATTCTAGCAGGAAATGTCTGAGTGCTGATGGTTCTCCAGAGTCCtccctgatttaaaaaaaaaaaaaaaaatctacctcaAACCACCATGAGATTTTCCCAGAGTCCCCACACATCACCAGAAAGGACCCTAAAATTCAAGTGTGCCAAATTCAAGTGCTCAGTTGCCGATGTCTGAGAACAAAGAACTGTTCACAAGTCTTACcatggctttattttctttaatattcatAGCTCTTTTAAGCAGAGCACTGGAACtttcttcctgtgtttcttTAATGTCTTCTTCAGATTCTGAAGCAGAGCCGTCTAGTTTGTCCCATCGCttgcaatttctttcttttgaaagagcAGTGGGGGATTTACTGTCCTTTATAGGTAACTTAGAAAAATCCTGTTCAGGCACTTTTTTCTCAGAAGACTTTCTGGTTGGAAACTGAAAAGCAACACGAAGACCAAAGCTTCTTCTCTTGGGGGAAACTTTCTTCTTTgactcttcctcctcttcttcctcagtaCCCAATAAATTATCACGTTCTTCATCGCTCACATCTGAC is from Anser cygnoides isolate HZ-2024a breed goose chromosome 2, Taihu_goose_T2T_genome, whole genome shotgun sequence and encodes:
- the CDCA7L gene encoding cell division cycle-associated 7-like protein isoform X1; this encodes MGRRRRRRRGPAGRGAAAAAAAAGPVRLAAAGRGKGVQYQPRYLTEELQKIFTEDTDSETEAFEGFASSEVDVKKKGVLVKAEMESDVSDEERDNLLGTEEEEEEESKKKVSPKRRSFGLRVAFQFPTRKSSEKKVPEQDFSKLPIKDSKSPTALSKERNCKRWDKLDGSASESEEDIKETQEESSSALLKRAMNIKENKAMLAQLLAELNSVPDLFPVKTPASTPSKQRKIPRRAFSEGQITRRMNPTRNARPPEKFALEKFTVSAIRFAEQFHSYKQQNLLKKRLSMQGNCGVRKRRRSSKYSSYRPVEDITDEDLDNIAITVKDKIYDKVLGSTCHQCRQKTIDTKTICRSQGCGGVRGQFCGPCLRNRYGEDVKSALLDPDWICPPCRGVCNCSYCRRRDGRCATGMLIHLAKFYGYNNVKEYLESLQKQLADGN
- the CDCA7L gene encoding cell division cycle-associated 7-like protein isoform X2 produces the protein MGRRRRRRRGPAGRGAAAAAAAAGPVRLAAAGRGKGVQYQPRYLTEELQKIFTEDTDSETEAFEGFASSEVDVKKKGVLVKAEMESDVSDEERDNLLGTEEEEEEESKKKVSPKRRSFGLRVAFQFPTRKSSEKKVPEQDFSKLPIKDSKSPTALSKERNCKRWDKLDGSASESEEDIKETQEESSSALLKRAMNIKENKAMLAQLLAELNSVPDLFPVKTPASTPSKQRKIPRRAFSEGQITRRMNPTRNARPPEKFALEKFTVSAIRFAEQFHSYKQQNLLKKRLSMGNCGVRKRRRSSKYSSYRPVEDITDEDLDNIAITVKDKIYDKVLGSTCHQCRQKTIDTKTICRSQGCGGVRGQFCGPCLRNRYGEDVKSALLDPDWICPPCRGVCNCSYCRRRDGRCATGMLIHLAKFYGYNNVKEYLESLQKQLADGN
- the CDCA7L gene encoding cell division cycle-associated 7-like protein isoform X3, with the protein product MGRRRRRRRGPAGRGAAAAAAAAGPVRLAAAGRGKGVQYQPRYLTEELQKIFTEDTDSETEAFEGFASSEVDVKKKGVLEMESDVSDEERDNLLGTEEEEEEESKKKVSPKRRSFGLRVAFQFPTRKSSEKKVPEQDFSKLPIKDSKSPTALSKERNCKRWDKLDGSASESEEDIKETQEESSSALLKRAMNIKENKAMLAQLLAELNSVPDLFPVKTPASTPSKQRKIPRRAFSEGQITRRMNPTRNARPPEKFALEKFTVSAIRFAEQFHSYKQQNLLKKRLSMQGNCGVRKRRRSSKYSSYRPVEDITDEDLDNIAITVKDKIYDKVLGSTCHQCRQKTIDTKTICRSQGCGGVRGQFCGPCLRNRYGEDVKSALLDPDWICPPCRGVCNCSYCRRRDGRCATGMLIHLAKFYGYNNVKEYLESLQKQLADGN